Proteins encoded together in one Marinithermus hydrothermalis DSM 14884 window:
- the gatA gene encoding Asp-tRNA(Asn)/Glu-tRNA(Gln) amidotransferase subunit GatA produces MHAHEIVRRVRAGEMSPVEVTRRYLERVTDLNPKLNAYITINPEALSEAEAVAERMRQGEALPLAGVPVAVKDNIVTRGLRTTCASKSLERFVPPYDATVIQRLREAGAVILGKTNLDEFAMGSSCEYSHFGATRNPWDLERVPGGSSGGSAAAVAADLAPVALGSDTGGSVRQPAAFTGVLGFKPTYGRVSRYGLVAFASSLDQIGPFARSTRDLALLMDVIAGPDPRDATSLEVPPRFVEALEARVEGLTIGMVKEALEAGNTPGVLEAVERFRTVMEGLGVRFVEVSLPSLEYALAAYYLVATSEASSNLARYDGTLFSYRSEGEDLVEVMMRSRAEGFGPEVRRRVLMGTFALSSGYYDAYYGKALKARRRIYQDFEAAFAQADVLLTPTSPTPAFKLGEKTQDPLAMYLSDTNTVAVNLAGLPGLSLPAGNEDGLPVAVQLIGRALEDERLFTLSMAFERATDAAYLQVAPVA; encoded by the coding sequence ATGCATGCGCATGAGATCGTTCGCCGGGTTCGCGCGGGCGAGATGAGCCCCGTGGAGGTCACCCGGCGCTACCTGGAGCGCGTCACCGACCTGAACCCCAAGCTGAACGCCTACATCACGATCAATCCCGAGGCGCTGAGCGAAGCGGAAGCGGTCGCCGAACGGATGCGCCAAGGGGAGGCGTTGCCCCTGGCGGGCGTGCCGGTCGCGGTAAAGGACAACATCGTAACGCGCGGCCTCCGCACCACCTGCGCCTCGAAAAGCCTCGAGCGTTTCGTGCCCCCCTACGACGCCACCGTGATCCAACGCCTCCGCGAGGCTGGGGCGGTGATCCTAGGGAAGACCAACCTGGACGAGTTCGCCATGGGCTCCTCGTGCGAGTACTCCCACTTCGGGGCCACCCGGAACCCCTGGGACCTCGAGCGGGTGCCCGGCGGCTCCTCCGGCGGGTCCGCCGCCGCCGTCGCCGCGGACCTCGCACCGGTCGCGCTCGGTTCGGACACGGGCGGGTCGGTCCGCCAGCCCGCGGCCTTCACGGGCGTGCTGGGCTTCAAGCCCACCTACGGTCGCGTCTCCCGGTACGGGCTGGTGGCCTTCGCCTCGAGCCTCGACCAGATCGGCCCCTTCGCGCGCTCCACGCGGGATCTGGCCCTTTTGATGGACGTCATCGCCGGGCCGGACCCGCGGGACGCGACGAGCCTCGAGGTCCCGCCGCGGTTCGTGGAGGCGCTCGAAGCACGGGTGGAGGGCCTGACCATCGGGATGGTCAAGGAGGCCCTCGAGGCGGGCAACACCCCGGGGGTTCTGGAGGCCGTCGAGCGATTCCGCACGGTGATGGAGGGGCTTGGGGTGCGGTTCGTGGAGGTGAGCCTGCCCAGCCTGGAGTACGCCCTCGCCGCGTACTACTTGGTCGCGACCTCGGAGGCGTCCTCCAACCTCGCGCGCTACGACGGCACCCTGTTCTCCTACCGGAGCGAGGGGGAGGACCTCGTGGAGGTGATGATGCGCTCGCGCGCCGAGGGATTCGGCCCCGAGGTGCGTCGCCGCGTCTTGATGGGTACCTTCGCCCTCTCCTCGGGGTACTACGACGCCTACTACGGTAAGGCCCTCAAGGCACGCCGGCGGATCTACCAGGACTTCGAAGCGGCCTTTGCGCAGGCGGACGTCCTGCTCACCCCCACGAGCCCCACCCCGGCCTTCAAGCTCGGGGAGAAGACCCAGGACCCGCTCGCGATGTACCTTTCCGATACGAACACCGTAGCGGTGAACCTGGCCGGACTCCCGGGGCTGAGCCTGCCCGCGGGGAATGAGGACGGCCTCCCCGTCGCGGTGCAGCTCATCGGGCGCGCCCTCGAGGACGAGCGGCTCTTCACCTTGTCCATGGCCTTCGAACGCGCCACGGACGCAGCGTACCTTCAGGTGGCGCCCGTCGCTTAG
- a CDS encoding CRISPR-associated helicase/endonuclease Cas3, with the protein MQLKEAALTLWAKSGEPPHPLLAHMLDAAAVALAILKREPGRTRKLYARDWGLPEEEALRFVAFLVGLHDLGKASPVFQAAWPEGAEQVKEAGFSWDEERVGQKEFWVAHGVFTEVLSYEFLKAKGLPRRMARRLSWALGAHHGFPAQEAEKKKAGLHLCLETPLWHEARAFLVERLWEAVEVRAPQAREAPPEAVLRVMALTSFADWIASDPNFFPYGRHPLDTSYWEEALSLAHKALNRIGWTSREPLPEKPFQALFPFPPNVLQETTADLLQEAQTPVLLLVEAPMGLGKTEAALYAYHLLQGKVGHRGLYVALPTQATANGFFLRVKEFLEKFKDGILLDLQLQHGAAVLNPQYEALLEKARPTQVYEADSLPEKYFQEAEKAAVVASSWFSAKKRAMLSPHGVGTLDQALLGVLKVKHHFIRLWGLMNRVVILDEVHAYDTYTSGLLKALLRWLRALGSSVVLMTATLPRRKREELLSAWGATREALPPYPRVAAFGKGLLGAKSLSLTLQKSVHLESAPIDVSVLSDTLREKLPGVVGAIVNTVDRAQALYRALGEGERLTLAEILDLLGKGLDKGPWPELRKAREEKGHYVVGKRLQDGTLIFLLHARFPAEERALREGIALALFGKHGPRPQKAVLVATQVAEQSLDLDFDLLYTDLAPMDLLFQRAGRLWRHERARPENHPEPVLMVGGIDQGPEFGRDLHWNRVYEDYVLLSTWLSLQERKALAVPQGLEVLLEEVYERTPDVFPVELRKRAEESFAALMERWAQEAKIAENLALSDLEMLFSQTDTAALAAEFRLDDEAEDERTQRFLTRLGDPSVPVVPLYRIGEGWFMDPQGKCRIKLKGDLTKEEALALWGRAVRLSRTPIPQILLKEEPPPAWRKSGLLRNLRPLEVGRDFGRIRVDLDPELGITYFTG; encoded by the coding sequence ATGCAACTGAAGGAAGCCGCCCTCACCCTTTGGGCCAAGAGTGGCGAGCCCCCGCATCCTCTCCTCGCTCATATGCTGGATGCAGCGGCGGTAGCCCTCGCTATTCTTAAGCGGGAACCGGGGCGGACCCGCAAGCTTTATGCCAGGGATTGGGGTTTACCAGAAGAGGAGGCGCTGCGCTTTGTGGCCTTTTTGGTTGGCCTTCACGACCTAGGTAAAGCGAGCCCGGTCTTCCAGGCAGCCTGGCCTGAAGGTGCCGAGCAGGTGAAGGAAGCGGGGTTTTCCTGGGATGAGGAGCGGGTAGGGCAGAAGGAGTTTTGGGTAGCTCACGGGGTCTTTACAGAGGTACTAAGTTACGAGTTCTTGAAGGCAAAAGGTCTTCCACGAAGGATGGCGAGGCGCTTGTCCTGGGCTCTTGGAGCCCACCATGGGTTTCCAGCGCAAGAGGCAGAGAAGAAGAAAGCCGGCCTCCACCTATGCCTCGAAACCCCTCTTTGGCATGAGGCACGGGCCTTTTTGGTGGAGCGCTTGTGGGAGGCCGTGGAGGTGAGAGCGCCGCAAGCGAGGGAGGCTCCGCCCGAGGCTGTTCTTCGCGTCATGGCCCTTACTTCTTTTGCCGACTGGATCGCCTCTGATCCTAATTTCTTCCCCTACGGACGTCATCCCCTGGATACCAGCTACTGGGAAGAGGCTTTGAGCCTAGCCCACAAGGCCCTGAACCGCATTGGATGGACTTCCAGGGAACCCCTTCCAGAAAAACCTTTCCAGGCGCTTTTCCCCTTCCCGCCTAACGTGCTTCAGGAAACTACCGCCGATCTTTTACAAGAAGCCCAAACCCCTGTTCTCCTCCTGGTAGAGGCCCCTATGGGGTTGGGTAAGACGGAAGCTGCCCTCTACGCCTACCACCTCTTACAGGGGAAGGTGGGGCACCGAGGCCTCTACGTGGCCCTTCCCACTCAGGCTACGGCCAACGGCTTCTTCCTCCGGGTGAAGGAGTTCCTGGAGAAGTTCAAAGACGGTATCCTCCTGGACCTCCAACTCCAGCACGGCGCAGCGGTGCTGAACCCCCAGTACGAGGCACTTCTGGAGAAAGCCCGCCCTACTCAAGTATACGAAGCGGATTCCTTACCCGAGAAATACTTTCAGGAGGCGGAAAAGGCGGCTGTAGTTGCCTCAAGCTGGTTCTCTGCCAAGAAGCGAGCCATGCTTTCTCCCCACGGAGTGGGCACCCTGGACCAGGCCCTTTTAGGCGTGCTCAAAGTGAAGCACCACTTCATCCGCCTTTGGGGCCTCATGAACCGGGTGGTGATCCTGGACGAGGTTCACGCCTACGACACCTACACTTCCGGCCTTTTAAAAGCTCTTCTCCGCTGGCTCCGGGCGCTAGGTTCCAGCGTAGTCCTCATGACCGCTACCCTGCCCAGGAGGAAACGAGAAGAACTCCTCTCCGCCTGGGGTGCCACTCGAGAAGCACTCCCGCCCTACCCTCGAGTGGCTGCATTCGGGAAAGGGCTTTTAGGAGCAAAGAGCCTCTCCCTAACGCTTCAGAAGAGCGTCCACCTGGAGTCTGCGCCTATAGATGTGTCCGTCCTGTCGGACACTCTACGGGAAAAGCTCCCTGGTGTTGTGGGCGCCATCGTGAACACTGTGGACAGGGCCCAGGCGCTTTACCGGGCCTTGGGAGAAGGGGAACGCCTCACCCTGGCCGAAATTCTAGACCTCCTTGGGAAAGGCTTGGACAAAGGGCCCTGGCCGGAGTTACGGAAAGCTCGAGAGGAGAAGGGGCACTATGTGGTGGGCAAGCGCCTCCAGGACGGCACCCTGATTTTCCTCCTCCACGCCCGCTTTCCCGCTGAGGAGCGAGCTTTGAGAGAAGGGATTGCCTTAGCCCTCTTCGGCAAGCACGGGCCAAGGCCCCAAAAAGCTGTACTGGTAGCCACCCAGGTAGCGGAGCAGAGCCTAGACCTGGATTTTGACCTCCTCTATACGGACCTTGCTCCCATGGACCTCCTCTTCCAGCGGGCAGGGCGGCTCTGGCGGCATGAAAGGGCCAGACCTGAAAACCACCCAGAACCAGTATTGATGGTGGGCGGGATAGACCAGGGACCGGAGTTTGGCCGTGATCTCCATTGGAACCGGGTGTACGAGGACTACGTGCTGCTCTCCACGTGGCTTTCCCTACAAGAACGGAAAGCCCTTGCGGTGCCCCAGGGTCTCGAGGTCCTCCTGGAGGAGGTTTACGAGCGCACGCCTGATGTTTTCCCTGTAGAGCTCAGAAAACGTGCAGAAGAGAGTTTCGCTGCACTTATGGAGCGGTGGGCGCAGGAGGCTAAGATCGCCGAGAACTTGGCCCTCTCTGATTTGGAGATGCTCTTCTCTCAGACAGACACAGCGGCCTTGGCGGCGGAGTTTCGCTTGGACGACGAGGCAGAGGACGAGCGCACCCAACGCTTTCTTACCCGCTTGGGAGATCCTAGCGTACCTGTGGTTCCTCTCTACCGGATAGGGGAAGGGTGGTTCATGGACCCGCAAGGGAAGTGCAGGATTAAGCTAAAGGGTGACCTTACCAAAGAGGAAGCCCTGGCCCTTTGGGGTCGAGCTGTCCGCCTTTCACGTACACCCATTCCTCAGATTCTCCTCAAGGAAGAGCCGCCCCCGGCCTGGCGAAAGAGTGGGCTCTTAAGAAACCTTAGACCTCTAGAGGTGGGGCGGGATTTTGGAAGGATTCGGGTGGACCTTGATCCGGAGCTAGGCATAACGTACTTCACGGGATAA
- a CDS encoding helix-turn-helix transcriptional regulator, with the protein MPQVTKTQRLMSMLEALKLRPMRVSDLARRYGVSERTVERDLMALATLGHEVERVGRGLYRVKDRPSALQPVEALALFAAGRLIYHQAPTRQYKSALEKLARTLPEPLRTLLLRSTEGLESRRGDSRTLEMVARALLEKRVLAFEYRSGGSKNWRPKELLVYFLEANRTNLSLYAIGYERSYHKKVLTFKLSRMRNTRLLEETYEIPGDFDPNEYLHQAWGVVGVKEKAVEVCLRFAPEAAWRVLEGEYPGLEVEEKFPDGSLQARILAAPFKGGVPWEVLAWVQSFGPRVEVLSPPELRALWLEEARQVLAKASEPVGKQG; encoded by the coding sequence ATGCCCCAAGTTACTAAAACCCAGAGGCTTATGAGTATGCTGGAAGCTTTAAAGCTGAGGCCTATGCGAGTCTCCGACCTAGCCCGCCGTTACGGAGTGAGCGAACGAACAGTAGAGCGGGACCTCATGGCTCTTGCCACCTTGGGGCATGAAGTAGAGCGGGTGGGGCGGGGACTTTATCGCGTGAAAGACCGCCCGTCAGCGTTGCAACCCGTGGAGGCCTTAGCGCTTTTCGCTGCAGGACGATTAATCTACCATCAAGCCCCTACTCGCCAATACAAAAGCGCTTTGGAAAAGCTAGCTCGTACCCTCCCCGAGCCCCTGCGCACCCTCCTCCTGCGCAGCACCGAAGGCCTGGAGAGCCGGAGGGGGGATAGCCGCACCTTGGAAATGGTGGCTCGAGCCCTTCTGGAAAAACGGGTGCTGGCGTTTGAGTACCGTTCCGGGGGATCCAAGAACTGGCGACCCAAGGAACTTCTGGTCTATTTCTTGGAAGCGAATCGCACCAACCTAAGCCTTTACGCCATCGGTTACGAGCGGAGCTACCACAAGAAGGTGCTCACCTTCAAGCTTTCCCGCATGCGCAACACTCGACTGCTAGAGGAGACCTATGAGATTCCAGGGGACTTTGACCCGAACGAGTACCTTCACCAGGCATGGGGCGTGGTGGGGGTAAAGGAAAAAGCGGTAGAGGTGTGCCTGCGCTTTGCTCCCGAGGCGGCTTGGAGGGTGTTGGAGGGAGAGTATCCGGGGCTTGAGGTGGAGGAAAAGTTCCCTGATGGAAGCCTTCAGGCCCGGATCTTAGCCGCTCCGTTCAAGGGAGGGGTGCCTTGGGAGGTTTTGGCTTGGGTGCAGAGTTTTGGTCCAAGAGTAGAGGTACTTTCCCCTCCCGAGCTGAGAGCGCTTTGGTTGGAAGAAGCTCGGCAGGTGCTAGCAAAAGCGTCAGAACCTGTCGGGAAGCAAGGCTAG
- the csaB gene encoding polysaccharide pyruvyl transferase CsaB, which translates to MVVGLSGYYGYRNAGDEAILEAIIRELKARGHDPLVFSARPEETAARYRVRAASRTNPFAVWHAIRTVDLLLSGGGGLLQDRTSARSLGYYLAVIRLARAHGKPVWVFNQSLGPLSSRGEAWVRRALRDVPLILRDKASFQYARALGLNAHLGADPALLLEPPPAHREERLVVVVPRGKLPEANRTLLQAAQQLQSLGYEVAAVALQPHHDDDAIALFEGFTREIAWDPRRARYLFAQAGYVLSIRLHGLILAAASGTPYAGLSYDPKVQAFCEETGAPYWSLPGNANALVRCVEEHREPTWSWVHAMKERAASSFDAVLGSRIRTSNGS; encoded by the coding sequence ATGGTGGTCGGCCTGAGCGGCTACTACGGGTATCGTAACGCCGGGGATGAAGCGATTCTGGAAGCGATCATCCGCGAGCTCAAGGCTCGAGGCCACGACCCCCTGGTGTTCTCCGCGCGTCCGGAGGAGACCGCGGCGCGCTACCGCGTCCGGGCCGCGTCCCGCACCAACCCCTTCGCCGTGTGGCACGCGATCCGGACGGTAGACCTGCTCCTTTCGGGTGGGGGTGGGCTCCTCCAGGACCGCACTTCGGCGCGCAGCCTGGGGTACTACCTCGCCGTGATTCGCCTCGCTCGGGCGCACGGCAAGCCCGTTTGGGTGTTCAACCAGTCCCTCGGCCCCCTCTCGTCGCGCGGGGAGGCCTGGGTGCGCCGCGCGTTGCGGGACGTTCCCTTGATCCTGCGCGACAAAGCCTCGTTCCAGTACGCCCGCGCCCTTGGCCTGAACGCCCACCTCGGCGCGGATCCGGCGCTGCTTCTCGAGCCGCCTCCCGCGCACCGTGAGGAGCGCCTGGTCGTTGTGGTGCCGCGCGGGAAGCTCCCGGAGGCCAACCGCACGCTGCTTCAGGCCGCGCAACAGCTACAATCCCTGGGGTACGAGGTGGCCGCCGTCGCCTTGCAACCGCACCACGACGACGACGCCATCGCTCTGTTCGAGGGCTTCACCCGGGAAATCGCCTGGGATCCCCGCCGGGCCCGGTACCTGTTCGCGCAGGCCGGGTACGTGCTCTCCATTCGGTTACACGGCCTGATCCTCGCCGCCGCGAGCGGCACCCCGTACGCCGGTCTGAGTTACGACCCCAAGGTGCAGGCCTTTTGTGAAGAAACCGGCGCGCCGTACTGGTCCCTTCCCGGGAACGCGAACGCCTTGGTGCGTTGTGTGGAGGAACACCGCGAACCCACCTGGTCCTGGGTGCACGCTATGAAGGAACGCGCAGCCTCGAGCTTCGATGCGGTGCTGGGCTCGAGGATCAGGACATCAAACGGTTCCTGA
- a CDS encoding DUF5693 family protein codes for MRRWLNLILFLSLIPSLLSLAPRLEAERPGPVVLMLDGNAALEEAARRGVSLPDLLAEYRKLGVRGVGVYESTVADLVRAGRVLYQPGATLRLLFPEAGFDPGWYYATGDEAVLSRLRTAWRLPQHRVYWEGRVWLGFPVNVEKFPVGPPDELLELYRQGYYIGYRPINHPDRAYPVAFPEGVSIVIFAGTEALGYPDHLQEVARGLPVPVAFIEGARQAGFDAIAARVPVLRLFSLQAEWQLKLAPEVAADKYLLAARERGHQILYFRPYPTPERTERFLRRITEGLEASGIPLGEPRVREFTPSPLRYAAWAGVAAGLGLLALGYPQPLGALLALGLVGGAWAYAGAYAGPLLAALVFPVLGFVSGARGFAMWGAATGYALAGAVLLSALGSQPETVLGLIPFKGVSLTLLVPPVLVAFSFLPKRPVPQSLAALWNHPVRLGEVALALAALAALALVFLRRGNDAPIVLDLELQLRAWLSDWMVRPRFKELLGHGMAVVAWGAAWPAWVRNGMLLFVAIGEASILNTFSHYHTPLGVSLARTLNGMVAGLMLGAAALIIIRGIRRWWSA; via the coding sequence GTGAGACGCTGGCTGAACCTGATCCTGTTTTTGTCCCTCATTCCGAGCCTGCTGAGCCTCGCGCCCCGCCTCGAGGCCGAACGCCCTGGCCCGGTCGTGCTGATGCTAGACGGCAACGCGGCCCTGGAGGAAGCAGCCCGGCGTGGCGTCTCCTTGCCGGACCTGCTCGCTGAATACCGGAAGCTGGGCGTGCGGGGTGTGGGGGTTTATGAAAGTACCGTTGCCGATCTGGTCCGCGCAGGGCGGGTGTTATACCAGCCGGGCGCGACCCTGCGGTTGTTGTTTCCCGAGGCGGGGTTTGATCCCGGGTGGTACTACGCAACGGGGGACGAGGCCGTGCTTTCCCGGCTACGCACCGCTTGGCGGCTCCCGCAGCACCGCGTCTACTGGGAAGGACGGGTCTGGCTGGGGTTCCCCGTCAATGTGGAGAAGTTCCCTGTAGGGCCGCCGGATGAGCTGCTCGAGCTCTACCGTCAGGGGTATTACATCGGGTACCGCCCCATCAACCACCCGGACCGCGCCTACCCGGTTGCGTTCCCTGAGGGCGTTTCCATCGTGATCTTTGCCGGTACCGAGGCGCTGGGCTACCCGGATCATCTTCAGGAGGTTGCCCGGGGATTGCCTGTTCCCGTCGCGTTTATTGAAGGGGCGCGCCAGGCTGGGTTCGACGCGATCGCTGCGCGTGTGCCTGTGTTGCGCCTCTTCAGTCTGCAGGCGGAGTGGCAGCTCAAGCTGGCTCCGGAGGTCGCGGCGGACAAGTATCTTCTCGCGGCCCGTGAGCGCGGACACCAGATCCTGTACTTCCGGCCTTACCCTACCCCGGAGCGCACCGAACGCTTCCTCCGGCGCATCACCGAGGGCCTCGAGGCCTCCGGCATTCCCTTGGGGGAGCCGCGGGTGCGGGAGTTCACCCCGTCCCCGCTGCGGTACGCGGCCTGGGCGGGGGTCGCGGCGGGGCTTGGGCTGCTCGCCCTGGGGTACCCCCAGCCCCTGGGCGCGCTGCTAGCGCTCGGGCTGGTCGGGGGAGCGTGGGCGTACGCCGGGGCTTATGCCGGGCCGCTACTCGCCGCGCTGGTGTTTCCGGTGCTGGGGTTCGTGAGCGGAGCACGCGGGTTTGCTATGTGGGGGGCCGCGACCGGGTACGCCCTCGCGGGGGCCGTCCTTCTCTCCGCGCTTGGCAGCCAGCCAGAAACGGTCCTGGGCCTCATTCCCTTCAAGGGCGTTTCCCTCACGCTGCTCGTGCCGCCCGTGCTCGTCGCGTTTTCCTTCCTGCCCAAGCGGCCCGTCCCGCAAAGCCTAGCCGCGCTCTGGAACCATCCCGTGCGCCTGGGGGAGGTCGCCCTGGCCCTCGCGGCCCTCGCGGCGCTGGCCTTGGTCTTCCTCCGTCGCGGGAACGACGCACCGATCGTGCTGGACCTCGAGCTTCAGCTGCGCGCGTGGCTTTCGGACTGGATGGTGCGTCCGCGCTTTAAGGAGTTGTTGGGGCACGGTATGGCGGTCGTCGCGTGGGGCGCGGCCTGGCCGGCCTGGGTGCGTAACGGCATGCTCTTGTTCGTCGCGATCGGGGAGGCTTCGATCCTCAACACGTTCTCGCACTACCACACGCCGCTTGGGGTATCGTTAGCCCGCACCTTGAACGGGATGGTGGCGGGGCTTATGCTGGGGGCAGCTGCGCTCATCATTATCCGGGGGATTCGGCGATGGTGGTCGGCCTGA
- a CDS encoding 3'-5' exonuclease, with product MIPAPYRLASRLVRLLREAKQPASPEVLAAHLLAARRVPSSERFLREVLDGRFWQEGGRVGLWEWRYAFPPPGEPVVVLDLETTGLSPERDEIIEVALIRVEGARRLEYSRLVNPGRPIPPRITRLTGIRSGDVRDQPDVYTVLEEVVPLLEGATLVIQNAPFDLGFLRPRFAKLSVTIRNEVIDTVQWARRALPGMRRRSLDHLIEVFEVPKRSRHRAFEDAEATLAVAYELYYMLTAGKARALGEV from the coding sequence ATGATCCCGGCCCCCTACCGCCTGGCGAGCCGTTTGGTACGCCTGCTGCGGGAAGCGAAACAACCCGCCTCCCCCGAGGTACTGGCCGCGCACCTCCTCGCGGCGCGGCGCGTCCCCTCGTCGGAACGCTTTTTACGCGAGGTGCTGGACGGCCGGTTCTGGCAGGAGGGCGGAAGGGTAGGGCTTTGGGAGTGGCGGTACGCCTTCCCACCGCCGGGAGAACCCGTGGTCGTGCTGGACCTCGAGACCACGGGACTAAGCCCGGAACGCGACGAGATCATCGAGGTAGCCTTGATCCGCGTGGAAGGCGCGCGCCGCCTCGAGTACAGCCGCCTCGTCAACCCCGGCCGGCCCATACCGCCGAGAATCACGCGCCTTACAGGGATTCGTTCGGGGGACGTGCGGGATCAGCCGGACGTGTACACGGTGCTCGAGGAGGTCGTGCCGCTCCTGGAAGGCGCGACGCTGGTGATTCAGAACGCTCCGTTTGATCTGGGGTTTTTGCGCCCGCGGTTTGCTAAGCTGAGTGTTACAATACGAAACGAAGTTATTGACACAGTGCAGTGGGCGCGGAGGGCGTTGCCGGGAATGAGACGCAGGAGTTTAGACCACCTTATCGAGGTGTTCGAGGTTCCAAAACGGAGCCGGCATCGCGCGTTCGAGGATGCGGAGGCCACGCTCGCCGTGGCCTACGAACTGTATTACATGCTGACGGCCGGAAAGGCTCGGGCTTTGGGGGAGGTCTAA
- a CDS encoding DUF2179 domain-containing protein, with the protein MEALLGALLIFALRVTDVTIGTLRLLYMVRGARTVAAGLGFLESLIWITATTQVFRHLDNLWNLFGYALGFAAGIAFGITVEGWIAAGYILVRIIHKEAPHELVRALREQKFGVTLVRGEGRDGAVWILFVVAPRRRGQVLLEAVQTLAPQAFVTIESVTQAIGGYLPRLAPAHTVRK; encoded by the coding sequence ATGGAAGCGCTCCTCGGCGCCTTGCTAATCTTCGCCCTGCGCGTCACCGACGTCACCATCGGTACCCTCCGCCTCCTCTACATGGTGCGCGGGGCGCGGACTGTCGCGGCCGGGCTGGGGTTTCTCGAGTCCTTGATCTGGATCACGGCCACCACGCAGGTCTTCCGGCACTTGGACAACCTCTGGAACCTCTTCGGGTACGCCCTGGGGTTCGCTGCGGGGATCGCGTTTGGGATCACGGTGGAGGGCTGGATCGCCGCGGGGTACATCCTGGTGCGCATCATCCATAAGGAGGCTCCCCACGAGCTTGTGCGCGCTTTGCGGGAGCAGAAGTTCGGGGTGACCCTGGTGCGCGGCGAGGGGCGGGATGGCGCGGTCTGGATCCTGTTCGTGGTGGCACCACGCCGCCGGGGACAGGTGCTACTGGAGGCGGTCCAGACCCTTGCCCCTCAGGCCTTCGTCACAATCGAGTCAGTGACGCAAGCGATTGGCGGGTACCTGCCGCGCTTGGCTCCAGCACACACCGTGCGCAAGTGA
- a CDS encoding cupin domain-containing protein, with amino-acid sequence MLKRVETLLTHPPAPGSSAILGAPEVRMGFPEWFKGFHRVDAWPGLKAAVISGKGGQVGFFECTEEIEVPEHAHEGQWGIVVEGVVELTIGGVHHVLRKGDSYHIPAGVPHAAKLHKGCAFIDVWEGVRFPELTEASP; translated from the coding sequence ATGCTGAAACGCGTAGAAACGCTCCTGACCCACCCCCCGGCGCCCGGCTCGAGCGCTATACTGGGGGCACCGGAGGTGCGTATGGGGTTTCCCGAGTGGTTCAAGGGGTTTCACCGCGTGGACGCCTGGCCGGGCCTCAAGGCCGCGGTGATCTCGGGCAAGGGCGGCCAGGTGGGGTTCTTCGAGTGCACCGAGGAGATCGAGGTCCCCGAGCACGCACACGAAGGCCAGTGGGGGATCGTGGTGGAGGGCGTGGTCGAGTTAACCATCGGCGGGGTACACCACGTGCTCCGCAAAGGGGACAGCTACCACATCCCCGCCGGCGTGCCGCACGCCGCCAAACTGCACAAGGGTTGCGCCTTCATCGACGTGTGGGAAGGGGTGCGCTTCCCCGAACTGACGGAAGCCTCGCCGTAG
- the udk gene encoding uridine kinase — MKPFVIGIAGGTGSGKTTVTERVIETVGRDRVALVPMDNYYKDQSHLPFEERTRINYDHPAAFDTGLLLEHLEALMNGVPIEMPLYSFTEHVRLLETATVAPAPVVVIEGILALYDEHLRRLMDLKVFVDADPDVRFIRRLERDIRERGRTLESVIRQYLEFVRPMHLSFVEPTKRYADVIIPRGGHNQPALEMLVSRIRTLIEV, encoded by the coding sequence ATGAAGCCCTTTGTGATCGGCATTGCGGGCGGTACCGGGAGCGGCAAAACAACCGTGACCGAGCGGGTCATCGAAACCGTGGGGCGGGATCGTGTCGCCCTGGTGCCCATGGACAACTACTACAAGGACCAGTCCCACCTTCCCTTCGAGGAACGCACGCGCATCAACTACGACCACCCTGCGGCCTTCGACACCGGGCTTCTCCTCGAGCACCTCGAGGCCCTGATGAACGGCGTGCCGATCGAGATGCCGTTGTACTCGTTCACGGAGCACGTGCGGCTTTTGGAGACCGCTACGGTCGCCCCGGCACCCGTGGTGGTCATCGAGGGCATCCTGGCCCTGTACGACGAGCACCTGCGGCGCTTGATGGACCTCAAGGTCTTCGTGGACGCGGACCCGGACGTGCGGTTCATCCGGCGGCTCGAGCGCGACATCCGGGAGCGGGGCCGTACCCTGGAGTCCGTGATTCGGCAGTACCTGGAGTTCGTGCGGCCCATGCACCTTTCCTTCGTGGAGCCCACCAAGCGGTACGCGGACGTGATCATTCCGCGCGGGGGGCACAACCAGCCCGCCCTCGAGATGCTGGTGAGCCGCATCCGGACCTTGATCGAGGTATAG